The following proteins are co-located in the Paenibacillus sp. FSL H8-0079 genome:
- a CDS encoding HesB/YadR/YfhF family protein translates to MSTIHVSDQAARWYKEELNLNEGDSIRFFARYSSGGGLHPGFSLGIAVEKPRHPADQTEVSGIQFFMEDHDYWYLKGHQLHVDIVDEGQDIEYRYTEV, encoded by the coding sequence ATGAGTACCATACATGTATCCGATCAAGCTGCTCGCTGGTACAAGGAAGAACTGAATTTGAACGAGGGAGACAGCATCCGATTTTTTGCCCGTTATAGCTCTGGCGGAGGTCTTCATCCTGGATTTTCGCTCGGCATTGCTGTGGAGAAACCAAGACATCCTGCGGATCAAACCGAAGTGTCGGGGATTCAATTTTTTATGGAAGATCACGATTATTGGTATCTGAAAGGGCACCAACTGCATGTGGATATCGTTGATGAAGGTCAGGATATCGAATATCGTTATACCGAAGTATAG
- a CDS encoding NUDIX domain-containing protein has protein sequence MNLPARDLAQYIAKRSHIVVKAAVRAENEQGELLLIQHAEHGHWRMPAGEMRPGEAIEDAAHRELWEETGWTTDIMTLEGLYSGPDLRYVHSSGDEEYYVIALFRTQIIQDDLVESRVNSDAGLKFFALESLPPLNEISRILLTQDIAE, from the coding sequence GTGAACCTGCCAGCCCGAGATTTGGCCCAATATATCGCAAAACGCTCTCATATTGTTGTAAAAGCGGCGGTGCGGGCTGAGAACGAACAAGGTGAATTGCTGCTGATTCAGCACGCTGAGCATGGTCATTGGCGTATGCCAGCCGGTGAGATGCGTCCGGGTGAAGCCATTGAAGATGCCGCACATCGGGAGCTATGGGAAGAGACAGGTTGGACTACTGATATCATGACACTGGAAGGTCTGTATTCAGGGCCTGATCTTCGGTATGTACATTCGAGCGGAGATGAAGAGTATTATGTCATTGCCTTGTTCCGGACACAGATCATTCAGGATGACCTTGTGGAATCACGTGTAAATAGTGATGCGGGTCTGAAGTTTTTTGCGCTGGAGTCGTTACCACCTCTGAATGAGATTAGCCGAATCCTGTTAACGCAGGATATTGCGGAATAA
- a CDS encoding DUF441 domain-containing protein, translating into MDMTSLLLLGFAALGIISNNTPVTVAMVFLLLLRVLNLNQAFPWLEKYGLTLGIIILTIGVMAPLASGKMSLQTIGESFLHWKSLLAIGVGLLVAYLGGRGATLMGTQPTVVAGLLIGTVLGVALFKGVPVGPLIAAGILSLLLGKS; encoded by the coding sequence ATGGACATGACTTCCCTGCTGTTGCTCGGATTTGCGGCCCTCGGCATTATCAGCAACAACACACCGGTGACCGTAGCGATGGTATTTCTGTTGTTGCTACGCGTCCTGAACCTGAATCAGGCATTTCCATGGCTTGAAAAATACGGACTTACACTGGGCATTATCATTCTGACCATTGGTGTGATGGCACCTCTTGCCAGTGGCAAGATGAGTCTGCAGACGATCGGTGAGTCTTTCCTGCACTGGAAATCACTGCTCGCCATTGGCGTAGGATTACTGGTGGCATATCTTGGAGGACGTGGCGCTACGCTGATGGGTACACAGCCAACTGTCGTTGCAGGGCTGTTAATCGGAACGGTACTTGGGGTTGCCCTGTTCAAGGGTGTACCTGTGGGTCCATTGATTGCGGCGGGAATTTTATCATTGCTACTGGGCAAATCCTGA